The sequence ATTTACCGGAGCCCAAACGGAGCCTGCAAGCGCGCCGACATTATTGCCGCCCTTGATATACGAATTGACAATATTCAAATTGTAGACATAGCCCCTTATCGCACCAAAAAGGCCTTGGCAACTATCTTCCGTATTTATGTATATACCGCTTATGGTATGTCCATTTCCATCGAAATTAACATAGGGAGTGTCGGCAGGCAATCCTGCAGGAATCCACTCGTATTTAGGCGGATTTTTCGCCCAGGTCTTCGCGTCACCTTTGTTTATCACAATATCCGTTTTCAAAATGTAATATTGCGATTCATCCGGGTTTGTTTTCAGGCGTTCCACCATAAGAGCAAATTCTTCGGGAGTGGAGATTTCCATGATTCCACCATCCGCCCTGAAGAATGTCTTTGCAGGCTTAACCGGCCACGGAACAGGCGCCCCGAGGGATTGTCCGACAGAGAGGATAAAAACCAATATAGCGAAAAATAAAGTCTTATTCATTATTTAATCCCCCTAGTCCTTAAGACACCTGACAAAGCATCCATTTCGTCTATAGTATTTATAAAGACCGGCATAACGCGATGTCATATAAGCATGGTAAGAATACGACACATCGTCTTTACTGGGTGATGCAGTACAGAATTCAGTCCGATTTCCCGAAGAATTCCAGACCCATCTTCCTGAATACGCGCTCGTGTTATATTCAGCCAGCCCTGTCGGGAAAGCAGAGAAACCCGTCGAATTCCACTTTTCAGAAACGACATAATCGGTCCAGGAATAAAGCCAGCCCGCTTCCGATTCCAGGGATGTGACAGAATGTTCCGTAAAGAGGTTTTCCCATTCCGTATAGCTCGGGATGTGCCAGCCTTCGGGGCAAACACCCCGGTACGGAAGCGTTATAAGACTATCGGGAATAAGTTCGTTCTTGTAAACGGTATCGATAGCCATCGCAGCGACCCAGGAATAGCTACGGCCACCAAGCCCGCACTCGCTTCCATTATAATCATGGCAATAGCTTTCCAGGTACATAAATCCCGAGTTGTCGTAATAGTTGAGGTTCTCGGCCATCCAGGTATTTCCATCGATATCGATAGTCTTGTAAACATGGCCGTCTCGGGGGTCTGTCATTGTGCCATATTCTTTATCTTTAGCAAAAATATCGCTCTGCTTGAAACTATAAGGGCCATCTTGTTCCCAGTTGCTATTGCGGCAATAGAACGTGAAACCGAACAGGTTGTATGTATCTCCCTCGTTCGCCTTGAGGCAAGGATGAAGTTCGCAAATTTCGTAATACGAGGCTCTACGCCATGCGCCCCCGTCGTAGACATAGTAGGCAGCTTCCGGCTCACCCTTCACAATGCATTGATCGGGCAACTTAGGCCTATCCCATCCAGAGGAGTCCCTAGTGAATCTCGCTATAGCAAACGACCCTTCACCAATGGGCTTAAGACCAATAGTATCGGCAACGGAATCGGGAACGATGTACCAATGCCCTTCGCTGCACTGGTAATAACCGTTCTTGGAATACCCCAGGGTTTCGTTCAAGATGAATTCACCCTCGCGGCCAGCAGTACACTCTCCAAACGCAGAATCGCGACGATCCGTTATGATGTGTTCTAGTTCGTGATCCAATATCGTAGAATCCCAAGACGGGATTTCAGGTGATTCCGGGAAAGAGCCAAGGGCCCAGTCGCTATAGGGGATCCATTTCAAGTCTTTGCAGACATAGCGAATCTTCACGCTGTAATTGTAGTACTCATCTCCTTCGAGTTCGCAATCTTCTTTGGGAGCTTCATCCCAGCGCGAAGTATCCAATACGGCGTTAAATTCGCTTTCGATCCAGCCGATTTTCGAGAAACACTTCAGAGTCCGATCCAAGGCTTTGACATAAACGGCCGCCTTGTTGATCGAGGAATCGCACTCGGGCAAATCCGACAAACCTGAAACCGAGCCAAGGCTATCGATATTGACGCTAGAAGAATACCGGTTCGAACTGGAACTCGACTTGGCACTCGAGCTTGATTTTGTACTTGAACTCGATTTTTTATTCGAACTCGAAGATTGGGGATGCTTATCCAGCCAATCCTGATAGACAGTCCACTTTCCCTTGGTGCAAATGACGGTCTCGTTTTCTTCGGACAGGTAAACAATGACACCTTCCTTGGAATTGTCACATCCGTACGCTTCCAAGTCTTCCATGCTCTTTGTATAAACGCCCTCACCTTGATACATATCGGCATAAGAGCTATCGCCGCCGCAACACCAGAAGGCCATTCCAGAAATCGCAGCCAGAACTAACGGGATTTTCGTTAAAGTCTTCATCAGTCATTACCCCCTACACTTCTGATGCAGCGCACTGCAATGGCACTAGTTTTTATAAAATAACTGACATAAGATCTTCCCACGCGGAAAGATCCCTCGTATGCCTCATACGCTCTATTCGTTGTAGACCAGAAGTAGGCCTGATGATAAGTTGTTCCAGGCGCTGTCGGGAGAATCGTCATCCCATCTTCATTGAACTGTCCTATATTCTTATAGACGTCGACATCGGAAACCCAGGTGCATTCAGCCAAGGAATTTTTTTCGGCTTTCGAGAACAAATTCCACTCGGAAGATAGGGGGATTCTCCAACCCACAGGGCAGATTCCCTGCCAATCCAAAGTATCCTTGAATATGGTGCTCTTGTAAGTCGCAGACAACCGCATGGCTTCTAGCCAAGTATACATGCGACCGGCAATGGCACAATTTTTCGGATCCTGATTGTAGCACTCGCCCACATCGGAATCCACCCCCGCATAGTTCAAGTTCTCCGCCATCCATTCATAATCACCAATCTGCACCGTCTTGTATGTCTGTCCGTCACGTTCATCTATCAAGGTTCCGTAAGAAACATTCTTGTTGAAGTGTTTTTCTACAGGAAGCTCATACATGTTAGAGAGGGACCACCTGTTCTTTTCGCGGCATGTGAACGGGATATCTTCGAGGTACGCTAATTCTCCAATATTTGCAGCGGAGCACATCTTGTTGAAGCAGAGTTCGGTTGAATCGGCCAGTCTCCACTTGTTGTCATAGACATATACCCCGTGCGTGATGTTGGAAAACGCCTTGTCGCAGTATGCCGACATGGACTTTTGAGGAGTTCCCATCAGGCCTTCCTTGAAGGTGCCGTTCGTTGCGGTTCCAAAACCGTAAGTATCGGCATTTTCGGCCAATACCGGAATCCACACACCCTTCAGGCAATAGTACAGGTCGCTGCGCGAAACTCTGATTACCTTTTCGCTGTCCAGAGCGACCTTGCCAAGATTATCGCCGGCACACAAGCCCAGGACTCTTTCGGCATTCGCCATGGTCGTATCGTATTCGGAGGAATACTGGGCGCTGCTACTGTAAATAGTCAAGGAATCCATCTCGAAAAAGTTCGACAAATCCGACTTACCGGCGCGCGGATCGTTCATCGAAGCCGAAGATTTCGGAGCATCATCCAAGGTGGGCACGAACTCTTCCCAGTGTTCGTCATGGCAACGCAAGTAGCCATTCAACGAAGCGACAAACACGAATTTTCCCTCATGACTGCTGTTGCAATCTTGCAGGTACCTTAAGGATATCAAGGTATCATCTGCGGCGACGTACAAGTTCAGCGAGGTTGTAATCTGGCTAGACGAGGATTTTTCGTTCCCCGAACTCGTCGATGGCGTACTGGAGCTTGACTTCGCTTCGCTACCGCTCGAACCGTTGTCTTTACTGCCGGAGCTTTTTTCTTCTGGTGGGTCCTGGTCTTCTTCAGTAAATTCGAACATCATCCAGAAGCCATCCTTGCATGTCACGTAGATGTCTTCATCGTTGACATAGACCGAATCGCCTTCCTGTCCTTTTCCGCAATCCCCGAGTTCTTCCATAGAAAACGCGGTCTGCATTTTAGGATCGAAATTAGAACCGGACGAATCATCACCACAGCCGAGTACGAAAGCACAACTCATTACTGAAATTGCACTCGCAAAATTCCTAGCCCATTTATTCATAAGAAGTTTCCTTTCTTATAAAAATAGCTATTTCTTACCTTTCCAAATTCAAGCAGGGCGACTTTCGCGCCCATTCGCTACCGTCTTTTGAAAACGACAATTTCGGCATCGGCTCCGTTCTTGCCGTATTCGCTTACGAGAATGTTGCGTTCGTCGCAGGCGATTCCAAAACAGCGGCCTTCGGCGTTTTGCTTTTCGACCTGGTTGCCCCAATAGCTTGCGTTATCGTCCAATAGCTTGACGCTGTTGCCGTTAATTTTGTATTCCTGATTGATGAACGAACCCTGCAGCACAAAGAGGTTGTCGATAGTCGGCATGTCCTTGATATTAAGCGCATTGACCTCCTCGATGAACTTCTGCTTCATGGGCGAAGTGGCGTGCGGCAATTGGTCCGCAGGGAGGCGCCAGCGCTTGAGCGTCGGGAAATACTTGCGGAGTTCCACCTTGTATTCTTCGCGGGTCAAGTTCTTGCCGGTGTTCTTGTTGAATTCATCGACGAACTGCGAGCAGAATTCGACCATCTGCTCCATGTTGAAGTCGCCGGTGAATGCACCGTCTTTGTAGCAGTAGATGCAGTATTCTTCGTTCTTGCTGCCGTCGGCGTTTGTGCCCAAGATTTCCGGTGTGAGCGGCATTCCGCAGCTCTGACAAAATTTCATTTCCATAAGTTCTCCTTTATTTCTTCTTTATCGGGTGGCGGATGACTGTTTTCAACTTTTCCGGGGCGACTTTGCGCGCGTCGGAAAGGTAAATCTCGTGATGACGCCTCGTGTCCGAGATGTCATTTTCGTAGCCGTTATCGGCGATAAACTTGTCCATTGCAACGATTGTCGCGGGTTCGTCATCGTACGAGCCGGAATGCATGCACTGCACACAAAGTCCTTCTTCGATTTCTAGAAATTCGACTTTTGAAAAGTCCATTTTCTTTTTGCGAGTCGCTTCTTCAATCGCCCAAACGAAATCGACTTTGGTAACAAAGTCAGGGAGCCTGATGACAGAAATCCACTGGAAATTTTCCTTGTGGCTGTAATCGATTCCGTCAACGTCGTCCTGCCACCAGAATCCTTCAAGTGGCGGCACGACGTAATCAAAGTAACCCTCGATTTTGTGGTCACCCTTTTTACTCATCTTAATCGTGTATGCAATTCCGTACAAAAGTTCGATAGACTTTTTGTATTCACCATCTTCTTCATTCGGGTTGCCCCTGCCACGCACCGCGATGTAGTTCATCTTCGGGACGGTGACGATTTCCGGCCTGCCCTTCGGCATGTAGAATTCCTTGTATTCTTTTTTAAAGTCAAAAGGCATGAAATTTCCTCCTTACAACACGTGTACAAATGTATACTATTTAAAAATTCTCGTCAAGTCCTTTTCGCTTTTTTTTCGGAATTTGTTAGTATCGGTTTCCATATTCCTTTCGTGCTTCACAAGTTCTCCTAACTCCAGGCCAGTAGCACCATGCAATAACAGCGGGAATGAGGGACGAGACACATCGCAACCAAGTAAAATCATTGATACAGCTAAAACCACCAACCAGAGCGCGAAGGCTGTAGAGCACAACAATGGTGATGACTGCCATACGTGTCAAGGGCAAGCGCCGAATGTCGCCGGTAGCCGAGAGTGCGTAAAGTCCAGCCACGCAGAATGCAAAGGCAAGACCGATGGTCAATGCGTACAACATCCAAACGTGACCTGATACCATCTGATGCATAAAGTCTTTAATTCCATAGGCTTCAAATGCCTCGTCTAAAGCGAACAGGCAGCATACATGACCAATAGCTATAAGGAAGTGGAGCGCTGCTCCGAATCGTAATTTTTTCATGTTTTTTTATCGAAGTTCATCGATTGCTTTTTGCAAGTTCGCAAGGAACTTCCCGGCGTGAGCCCCGTCCATTTGCGTGTGGTGGAATTGGAACGAAACCGGCAATTCATAGCGGAAAAGACGCTTCCTGTAACGTCCCCAAATCATAAACGGATTGTTGAAAATGCCGGAATTCATGCCGACGGCACCGTCGATTTCCGCATCGATGATGGCCGATGTGCCGATGACCATACTGTTCTCGGACAAGTCCCAATCCGTACAACTTTCTGCCACGATTTTTGTGTATTTGAGATAGTCGCGGTTGAATATCGTCAAGTCTTCGGAATACGGGATGTCGCAAGAGCTGACTTCGCCTTCGTCGTTTTTCACGATTGTATTCACCGCAATCGAATCGTATTGCATAAGCTTGCCGTTTACCGGGAGCATGTAAAATTCCTTAACGTTTGCCGCGGCCTTGCCGATGCAGTAATCCATAAGCATGTTGAACTTCAAGCCGCGCTTCTTGCTTACCTTCACGAGTCTTGTGACGTTTAGCGATTTGAAAAATGTCACCATCGGATTTGGAGCCTGCATCCAAAACTCAAACGCTTTTGCTCGAGTTGTACTTTTCGGATCAATTTCTTTTGCCATAATGAACTTTGGTCACCTTAATAAATTTGCTGTCCGCCCCAAGATGGGGCAGACTATAGATATAGTTTATTCTATGGGAATCTGGATAACCGAGAGCCATTTTTCAGGGTCTTCTTGGTTCCAGGCTCCGTCGATGTAGCTGGTGCGGGGCTTTCCCGCGATTTTGTACCCCTTTTCTTCGATGTAGCGGAATGCTTCGATGAACGACTCGTAGAAACGTTCATAAGGGCCGATGTGCTTCATGCAGAGGGCCTTGGGAACAGCCGGAATGCGCTTGAACTTGATAATGTCGCTGTCGGTCCCCATTTCTACAACTTGCTCGCAGTATTCGATATCGATATCTGTCGGGGTGTATTCCTTGTTGTGTTCGACAGTAAAGCAGTATTCGGGTTTGGGACACTTGCAACCGAGACGTTTCATTTCAGGGCCGATTTTTTCGTAGCACATGGGGCCCAGCACTTCGAAGTTGGGAATGATTTCCCGATGACTTGCCACGATGATTTCCGGCAGAGACTGGATGCTGAATTTATCCACTGTATTCATTTCCTTTAGAGAATTCTTCCAGTTGAGCAGTTGGTCGCGGCGGGCAATCAAACGTTTCAGTTGTGTTTCCGTTTCCTTGATTTTCTCTTCCATCTGGTGGATGCTTGGCGTGTGCGAATCGTCTTCGTACAGTTCCTTGATTTCGTCCAGCGAGAATCCGAGATTTTGCAATTCGCGGATGCTTTTCAACTTTTGCATCTGATCGATACTGTAGTAACGGTAACCCGTCAGGTTGTCCACGTCGTGGGGCAATAGCAGACCTTTCTGTTCGTAGTGACGCAAGGTCTTTACCGTCACCTGCATCAGCTGCGAGAACTCTCCGATTTTGAGTTTGGTTTTGTAGTTTGTCATCGTACGATTTTGGTTAGGATTCGAATCTGCTAGAAATATAAGGCCTGCCCCAAGGGACGAGTCAAGGGGAAAATACTAAAAAACAAAAAAAGTCGCCGTGAGTGTCGGCAGCACTTGCGGCGGGAAGCCCACATCGTGCGCCGACCAGCTCGCCCGCGCCGTGCTCGGGAAAGAAGCGTAATATCTTAATTATACGGGCAGTCCGTTTACTTTATTTGACAACAATCTGTCTTGTTTCGGCAAAACCCTGGCCATAAATTCTAAGGAGGAGTGTACCGCGCGGCAGGTGGCCGAGGTTGATTGTAGTCGAAGCGCCAACATCGAGGGTTTCGAGCAGGTGGCCCATCATGTCGAATATCAGCAAGTTCGCACTGGGCACGCTTGCAAGAGTGACGCTCAATTCGTTGTTCACGAAATTTACATTGAACATATTTTGCACAACATAAATCGCAGTCGTGAGTTCACTTGAAGAACTTTCGGCAGCTTCACTACTACTAGACTCCGCGGCGCTGCTGCTTGATGCTACAGAAGACGAACTTGGGGAAACTTCGCTGCTGCTAGAGACAGAGCTAGAAGAATAGTCGGGATTTGCCGAAATGTTGACGGAGGCATTAGCTTCGGCGTTATTGTCGTTGCCTTGTGCGGTTACGGTTATGGTCAGCACATGGTCACCGATATCTTGAGGAACGGTTCCCGTGATAATGACGAGATCCTTTTCTTTATCCTGATTGACTTCGAAGCCTTCGAGAATCCCGTCAACGGTCGCGTTCTGCATGTGGGCATACCTGAACACGATCGGTTTGATTGCGTCGCCTGCAACGACATCTTGCGTTTCGTTTTCGATAGCGACTAACGTCGTTGTGAACTTTTTGTGTTTGACAGAAATTGTGCCGTTAAAGACGATGGAATCTTTTTCCATAATGTAGGCTGCTAGTCTATAATTAAAATCGCCATCGGGATGGTCCTGGCCCGTGGCACCCGAAATTGTAATTATAGCAGATTCGTCGTCTATTTTTGCCGAAATTCCCTCAGGCACGCCAGAAAGATTTTCTTTAAGCAATTCTGTATAACCGAACACAATGGGCTCAATCTCATCGCTTGCGGTAACTGTTTGGTCAAGGTTTCCGCTGATATGCTCCACTTGTTCATTTAACGGAGTGATGTTTATACCGGTTGTGATTTGCAGGTATTCATGGGCATAATTCCCAGCTGCGGTAAATGACATTTCGTATTCGTCCCCGGGGGTGTTAGCCGGAATGCGACCGGATATGGTGCACTCGGCTTTACTGCTTGGCAGTGTGCCGCAATCCAGTTTCAGTCCCAGCGTCTTGACCGTTGTATTTACCGGGTAATTGATATAAAAATCATAAACTCGATTGAGTTCCGTAATTTCGTAAACGACAGGTTCGATGAAGTCTCCCGCTTTTACTGTTTGCACCGACTTTCCGCTGATGAGCCTATGGCTTATGTGAGTATTGAATTGGGCTATGGCGGTTTGCGTCATAGCCAATAGGGCAATTATGGAAACAATAATCTTATGCATAATCAGGCTTACTACTCCCCTTTCTGCACACAATATAGTTATTTTGCACTGAATAGAAGCATAATTACCCGTTACCGTTTCTTGAATACGACGATTTCAGCATCGGCACCGTTTTTGCCGTATTCGCTCACGAGAATGTAGCATTCGTCGCAGGCGATTCCGAAGCAACGGCCTTCGGCGTTTTGCTTTTCGACCTGGTTGCCCCAGTAGCTTGCGTTGTCGTCTAAAAGCTTGACGCTGTTGCCGTTGATCTTGTATTCCTGATTGATGAACGAGCCCTGCAGAACAAATAGGTTGTCGATGGTCGGCATGTCTTTGATGTTCAGCGCATTGATCTCTTCAATGAACTTCTGCTTCATGGGCGAGGTGGCGTGGGGCAATTGGTCCGCGGGGAGGCGCCAGCGCTTGAGTGTCGGGAAGTACTTGCGAAGCTCCGCCTTGTATTCTTCGCGGGTCAGGCTTTTGCCTGTATTCTTGTTGAATTCATCGACGAACTGCGAGCAGAATTCGACCATCTGTTCCATGTTGAAGTCGCCGGTGAACGCGCCGTCTTTGTAGCAGTAGATGCAATATTCCTCGTTCTTGCTGCCGTCGGCGTTGGTGCCCAAGATTTCCGGTGTGAGCGGCATTCCGCAGCTCTGACAAAACTTCATTTCCATAAGTTCTCCTTTATTTAACACATACACAAATGTACACTATTTTAAAATTCTTGTCAAGGAACTTATTCAAATTATTTCAAAATTTGAGCAATCGGTTCTAGGGTATCAAAATTCACGAAGTCCACTTGCTTGCCGTAGGTGGCGATGAGAGCGCGGACTTCGGCGTTACGCTCCGCTTCGGGGATTTTCGTGACCTTCGAATACAAAAGTTTCATCATGATTCTGTGTTTCAGGCTGAGTCTGGTGTAATCGATGGCGCCGCGAAGGTGGAAAATTTTACTTTCATCGTAATGCGATGCGGGAACCTGCTTTTTGAGGCAGTCCCTGATGTGGTTGACGTTTTCGGCATCGGTCGGGTCGGCGAGACCGACAGTCGCGACAAACAGTTCCTGACTTGCAGAGAGGCCGCAAACCGTTTTCTTGAGGCCCATGACACCGCCGGCGCAGAGGGCGCCCAGATAGACGATGCGGTCATAGCCGGCAACGCTTTTCACGTCTTTAAAGAAAACTGCCTTGAGCCCCGTGATTTCGGCGAGGCGTTCAGCGTAGCGTTTTGTCGAGCCGTAGCGGCTTCCGTAGATGATGATAGTGTTCATCCGATTATAATCCTTTCTTTGAGGCTTTATCACACCACGTCATATCCCGCATCAGACAAGACTTTCAGCGCTTTCTCGAAATTTTCGGCTTTCACAAGGATATAATCCGTATTGAAAGTGGATATCGCAAAAATTCCAACGCCATTTTCTGCAAGAATAGCCGAGAGTTTCGAAAGGATACCTATAAGAGAAAAATCAAGTACACCCTGAATACGGAATCCCCGCCATCCATCATCTCGTTCAATAGTATTTTGGGGTACATCATCTGTTTTGCATACGAGGGATATTTCTTCGTCGGTCTTGCCAATGAAATAAAAATCCTTACCCGTATCGACATCACTAACGTCCGCTACTTTACAGACTGTTAGTTTATGATCCAATTTCTTTATTACCATAAATTCAATCGTTTGTTAGAGTTTTACTTTCGTCGTTGACTATACTAAATACAAAAGATTTAGGACGTTCGCCACCCCAAATTAACTCCAGGCCAGTAGCCGAGAGTGCATAAAGTCCAGCCACGCAGAATGCAAAGGCAAGACCGATGGTCAGGGCATACAACATCCAAATGTGGCCTGATACCATCTGATGCATGAAGTCTTTAATTCCATAGGCTTCGAATGTCTCGTCTAAAGCGAACAGGCAGCATACATGACCAATAGCTATAAGGAAGTGAAGCGCCGCTCCGAATCGTAATTTTTTCATGTTTTTTATCGCAGTTCGTTGATAGCCTTTTGCAAATTCGCGAGGAATTTCCCGGCATGAGCCCCGTCCATTTGCGTATGATGGAACTGGAATGATACAGGCAATTCGTAATGGAAAAGACGTTTCCTGTAACGCCCCCAAATCATAAACGGGTTGTTGAAAATGCCGGAATTCATGCCGACCGCGCCGTCGATTTCCGCATCGATGATGGCCGATGTGCCGATGACCATGCTGTTCTCGGACAAGTCCCAATCCGTACAACTTTCTGCCACGATCCTTGTGTATTTGAGATAGTCGCGGTTGAATGTCGCCAAGTCTTCGGAAAACGGAATGTCGCAAGAGCTGACTTCGCCTTCGTCGTTTTTCACGATTGTATTCACCGCAATCGAATCGTATTGCATAAGCTTGCCGTTTACCGGGAGCATGTAAAATTCCTTAACGTTTGCCGCGGCCATGCCGATGCAGTAATCCATAAGCATGTTGAACTTCAAGCCGCGCTTCTTGCTCACCTTCACGAGTCTTGTGACGTTTAGCGATTTGAAAAATGTCACCATCGGATTTGGAGCCTGCATCCAAAGCTTGAACGCCATTGCTCTAGTGGTGCTTTTCGGATCAATTTCTTTTGCCATTTTTTTGCCTTAATTTTCCGTCAACGGACATCAGCATAAACAATGTTGTGATGGGGCGGTTCATTTCTTGTAGGTTTTGAAAAAATGCTGCAAGTGCTTTTCGATGAATTTGAGCGCTTCTTTTTCGCATTTCGGCTGGCGATCAACTTTAGAAATCCAGAGTGCGACGGGGGCCGTAATCTCTGTCGCTAGCATTTCTGGGTCGTCTTTGACGATTATTCCTGCGGCCATCAATGTTTCGAGAATTTTCTGGTACATTTGCAAAAGTCCGTCCACCTGATGCCTTGTGGTGATTTCGGCGAGGCGTTCGCTGCGGAATTGTTCTTGCACCAAGAAAACACGCATCTTCTTGATAATCGGGTCGTTCATTGTAAAGCGGATTCTTTTCATCATTTCGTGGATGAATCCGTCGATATTCCCGGGAATTGTGCCGATTTTTTTCGCGGAACCGAACGATTCCTCATAACGCGCTTCGGCGATGTCGATGAGCGCATTCAAGATGTCTTCTTTGCCCTTGAAGTGCTTGTAAAGCGACGGCGCCTTGATGCCGACATCCTGGGCGATTTGCTCCACGCTGGTGCCGTCGTATCCGTTTTTGGCAAATAGCGTTAGGGCGGTTTCAAGGATTTTTTCTTTTGTAGACATGACGCCTCTACAGTTGGCTAACATTCATTAGCTAAAATAGCTAATATTTATTAGCCTGTCAAGAGGAAAACATCATCATCGGAGCCAAAACGGCAACCGTAAATGACGAGCGTCTTTGTCACTTCAAGAACAGCGAGAGTTTGCCGAAGTCTAGAATCGTGATAAACACGAAGAAGCTGATGAAGAACGCGGCAGCCACATTCTGAATGACCGTCTGCGTCTTGGTGGAAAGCGGCTTACCGCGCAGTTTTTCGATACCGAGGAACATGAGGAGGCCACCGTCGGTAATCGCGAGCGGAAGCAGGTTCATGACGCCCAAGTTAATGCTGATGAGCGCAAGGAGCATCAAGAAATCCTGGAAGCCGCTCATCCACACGTTACCCATGACGGCAACAATCGAGACCGGACCGGAGAAGGCATCGACCTTGACTTGTCCCTGGAACATGCGCTTGAAATAGCGGAAGATGCTCGTGGTCATTTTCCAGCTGGTGGCGCAAGTTTTCGTGAAAGCTTCTACAGGGCCGCGGCGCACAATTTTCGTTTCGCGGAAGAGCACGTAGCCCATCTGGATGCCGACCATATAGCGTTTATATTCTTCGTTGTAAACAGGCGTGAGCGAATTGGTAAGCGTATCGCCGTTACGGATAACGGTAATGTTTACGGGTTCGCCCTTGCTACCGTCGATAATGCGCACGACTTCTTCGTAGCGGGAAATATGTTCGCCGTTAATTTCAAAGATGGTATCGCCCACGGCAAGGCCCGCCTTTTCAGCTGCAGAGCCCGCTACAGGAGGCAAGCGTACAATCACGCGGTTACGCGGGTAAATGCCAATGTCGCCAATTCCCATCGCAATTTCGGAGCTGGCAGAATCTTGCGCCGGAATCACAAGTTCTTCGGGGACAACCGTAATGGTCAACGGTTCGCCGCCACGGTGCACGGTAAGCGGGACGCTTGCGCCGAGGCTTACGCCAATCTGTTCGCGGAAATCATCCCAGCCCTGAGTGGGCTTGCCGTTGATTTCAGTGATGGTGTCGCCCGGCTGAATGCCAGCGGTTACGGCCGGAGAATCTTTTGCGACAAAGCCCACGATCAAATCGTTCGTTGCCGGTTCTTCGACACCGACCATGTAAAGAATCATCAACAAGATAAAGGCAAATACAATGTTGATGAACGGGCCCGCAAATGCAATCGACGCGCGAGCGCCCACCGATTTCGCCACAAAATCACGTTCGTCCGGGACCTGGCCTTCCTTGAGCGTATCGGGATTTTCACCCGCCATGGCCACATAGCCACCAAACGGAATCGCCGAAATACAGTATTCCGTTTCGCCGTGACGGAACTTGATAAGTTTCTTTCCGAAACCGATGCTGAAAGTATTCACCTTGACATTATTCCACTTTGCCACCAAAAAATGGCCCAGTTCGTGAATAGTCACCAGGAAACTCAGGCCAATCAGGCCGAGCACAAACATCAATACATTACTGAGAATCGATTCCATCGTGTAATAATGTAGTAAAATGCACCAAGAGATCCTTCGACTTCGTCACATCGTGACTACGCTCAGGATGACACAAGACAAAAGAAGATGTACAGTCCGGCATGACAATTTTAGCGTAGTCTTCTCAGGCCGCGGGGCATCGGGACTTCGGTGCCGTCTTCCTGCAACAGGTAAATGTTGTCGAGGCTGATGTAACCCGTGCCGCTGTAGCGGGCGCGCCAAGAGAAGTTCTTGATTTGCTTCGGGTCGAGTTGCGGAA comes from Fibrobacter sp. UWH4 and encodes:
- the rseP gene encoding RIP metalloprotease RseP is translated as MESILSNVLMFVLGLIGLSFLVTIHELGHFLVAKWNNVKVNTFSIGFGKKLIKFRHGETEYCISAIPFGGYVAMAGENPDTLKEGQVPDERDFVAKSVGARASIAFAGPFINIVFAFILLMILYMVGVEEPATNDLIVGFVAKDSPAVTAGIQPGDTITEINGKPTQGWDDFREQIGVSLGASVPLTVHRGGEPLTITVVPEELVIPAQDSASSEIAMGIGDIGIYPRNRVIVRLPPVAGSAAEKAGLAVGDTIFEINGEHISRYEEVVRIIDGSKGEPVNITVIRNGDTLTNSLTPVYNEEYKRYMVGIQMGYVLFRETKIVRRGPVEAFTKTCATSWKMTTSIFRYFKRMFQGQVKVDAFSGPVSIVAVMGNVWMSGFQDFLMLLALISINLGVMNLLPLAITDGGLLMFLGIEKLRGKPLSTKTQTVIQNVAAAFFISFFVFITILDFGKLSLFLK